The Peribacillus sp. FSL P2-0133 genome has a segment encoding these proteins:
- the efeB gene encoding iron uptake transporter deferrochelatase/peroxidase subunit: MKENTPNDETSLFTKKVSRRNMLKTAGVGGVGVVIGASGFGGLLNLSDSKANGQTNDVVPFYGTNQAGITTEAQDNLYFAALEVTTDNKSDLIQLFKDWTEAAAQMTAGKLVGEASLNTSMPPKDTGEAKELSPSNLTITFGVGPTLFTKNGKDRFGLKSKKPAELKDLPKFPLDALEDSWSGGDICIQACADDLQVAFHAVRNLVRIGRGKTIIHWAQTGFQRTKQADSQKTTPRNLFGFKDGTANPDTKKSSEMNDHVWVKAGDGPDWLVGGSYMVVRRIQMYIEVWDRTILKEQENTFGRHRDSGAPLGMKNEFDSVDLEAKDPNGNRIIPEDSHMSLSRGDGKAKILRRPYSYADGMDPKTGSLNAGLLFICYQRNPSKQFVPIQERLAKNDKLNEYIIHRGSAVFACLPGVKKGGYIGESLFR; encoded by the coding sequence TTGAAAGAAAACACGCCAAATGACGAAACTTCGCTTTTTACTAAAAAAGTAAGTCGTCGCAATATGTTGAAAACAGCAGGAGTTGGTGGGGTCGGAGTCGTGATAGGAGCCTCTGGATTTGGTGGGCTTTTGAATCTATCTGATTCGAAGGCAAATGGACAAACTAATGATGTTGTTCCATTTTATGGGACAAATCAGGCGGGCATTACTACTGAAGCTCAGGATAACCTTTATTTTGCAGCACTGGAAGTTACGACAGATAATAAATCTGACCTAATCCAGCTATTTAAGGACTGGACAGAAGCAGCGGCTCAGATGACAGCGGGAAAATTGGTAGGTGAAGCTTCTCTAAATACTAGTATGCCTCCAAAAGATACTGGGGAAGCAAAAGAATTGTCACCTTCTAATTTGACGATTACTTTTGGAGTGGGTCCTACCCTATTTACGAAGAATGGTAAAGATCGGTTTGGTTTGAAATCGAAAAAGCCTGCTGAATTAAAGGATCTGCCCAAATTCCCTTTAGATGCGTTAGAAGATTCTTGGAGCGGTGGAGATATTTGTATTCAAGCATGTGCAGATGATCTTCAGGTTGCTTTTCATGCCGTTAGGAACTTAGTGAGAATCGGGAGAGGGAAAACGATTATTCATTGGGCCCAAACAGGTTTCCAACGTACTAAACAAGCCGATTCTCAAAAAACGACACCGCGTAACTTATTCGGGTTTAAGGACGGAACTGCCAATCCGGATACGAAGAAAAGTAGTGAAATGAATGATCATGTTTGGGTAAAGGCTGGGGATGGTCCAGACTGGCTTGTTGGCGGCAGTTATATGGTTGTACGCCGAATTCAGATGTACATTGAAGTATGGGATCGTACTATATTGAAAGAGCAGGAAAATACATTTGGCCGTCACCGTGACAGTGGAGCTCCATTAGGGATGAAGAATGAATTTGATAGTGTTGATTTAGAAGCTAAAGATCCAAATGGAAATCGGATTATTCCAGAAGATTCGCATATGAGTCTATCCAGGGGGGACGGAAAAGCAAAGATTCTGCGGCGTCCTTATTCATATGCGGATGGAATGGATCCTAAAACAGGAAGCTTAAACGCTGGCCTTCTGTTCATTTGTTATCAACGCAACCCAAGTAAACAATTTGTTCCTATACAGGAACGCCTTGCGAAAAATGATAAGCTGAATGAATATATCATTCACCGAGGTAGTGCTGTATTTGCTTGTTTGCCAGGTGTGAAAAAGGGTGGCTATATCGGAGAATCCCTTTTTAGGTAA
- the efeO gene encoding iron uptake system protein EfeO yields the protein MKKAKASLAVLLSTSLLFGCSQEKENTKPADDNAQETSASKLDDVSSEYREYAIGEIEEFVKATEEFTTAVSTGDIEKAKEVYAPARMHYERAEPIAEVFGDLDPKIDARKGDVKDEEWGGYHRIEMGLWEENTTKGYEEYADQLMSDVNLLRAKVETVEVTPDLLITGAVDLLNEVSTSKVTGEEDRYSHTDLYDFVANVEGAEKIYELLTPALKEKDEKLVTEIQKRFDDVYSLLEKHKEGNGYTSYTDLKESEVKELSQAIDALAEPLSQIGIVTEES from the coding sequence ATGAAGAAAGCAAAAGCGTCATTAGCAGTCTTACTATCAACCAGCCTATTATTTGGCTGTTCGCAGGAAAAGGAAAATACTAAGCCGGCAGATGATAACGCCCAAGAAACAAGTGCAAGCAAGCTCGATGATGTATCTAGTGAGTACCGTGAATATGCGATTGGTGAAATAGAAGAGTTTGTAAAAGCAACGGAAGAATTTACGACGGCTGTTTCAACCGGTGATATTGAAAAGGCGAAGGAAGTATACGCTCCAGCACGTATGCATTATGAGAGAGCGGAACCAATTGCAGAAGTATTTGGTGATCTTGATCCCAAAATTGATGCGCGTAAAGGGGACGTTAAAGATGAAGAGTGGGGCGGTTACCACCGGATTGAAATGGGTCTATGGGAAGAAAACACAACAAAAGGTTATGAAGAGTATGCAGATCAATTAATGAGTGATGTCAATTTGCTTCGTGCCAAAGTTGAGACGGTTGAGGTAACACCTGATTTGTTGATCACGGGTGCGGTGGATTTATTGAATGAAGTTTCTACCAGTAAGGTAACTGGAGAAGAGGATCGATACTCTCATACAGACTTATATGACTTTGTTGCAAATGTAGAAGGTGCCGAAAAAATCTACGAACTTCTTACACCAGCTCTTAAAGAAAAAGACGAAAAGCTTGTAACGGAAATCCAAAAACGTTTTGACGATGTATACAGCTTGCTTGAGAAGCATAAAGAAGGTAATGGCTATACCTCTTATACGGATTTAAAAGAATCTGAGGTTAAAGAGCTAAGCCAAGCCATTGATGCATTAGCTGAACCACTTTCGCAAATAGGGATTGTAACGGAGGAATCATAA